A stretch of Myxococcus hansupus DNA encodes these proteins:
- the tal gene encoding transaldolase: MNPLRKLAEFGQSIWVDNLQRSYITKGTLKKFIEEDGLTGLTSNPTIFQKAVSGSDDYQDLFDAAKGRGLSGNDLYEQLAVRDVQGAADLLRGVYDATKGQDGYASLEVSPRLALDTKATQEEARRLWKTLDRPNVMIKVPGTEAGVPAFEQLTAEGINVNVTLLFSQARYKQIAEAYVAGLEKLAASGGDVSRVASVASFFVSRIDALVDKEIEKKLKAGATPDQKKALEDLSGKVAIANAKLAYRTYKEVFSGARWKALEAKGAKVQRVLWASTSTKSPKLRDVLYVEELIGRDTVNTLPPATIDAFRDHGKVRASLEEDLPGAEATMRQLETAGISMKSVTEELARDGVRLFEESFDQLLAAVGEKLKKTS, encoded by the coding sequence ATGAATCCGCTGCGAAAGCTCGCTGAGTTCGGCCAATCCATCTGGGTGGACAACCTCCAGCGCAGCTACATCACGAAGGGCACGCTGAAGAAGTTCATCGAAGAGGATGGACTCACGGGCCTGACCTCCAACCCGACCATCTTCCAGAAGGCGGTGTCTGGCAGCGACGACTACCAGGACCTCTTCGACGCGGCGAAGGGTCGGGGCCTCTCCGGCAATGACTTGTACGAGCAACTGGCGGTGCGCGACGTCCAAGGCGCGGCGGACCTCCTTCGCGGGGTGTACGACGCGACGAAGGGACAGGACGGCTATGCATCGCTGGAGGTGTCCCCTCGGCTGGCGCTCGACACGAAGGCCACGCAGGAGGAGGCACGGCGGCTGTGGAAGACGCTCGACAGGCCCAACGTGATGATCAAGGTCCCGGGCACGGAGGCCGGCGTCCCGGCGTTCGAACAGCTCACCGCCGAGGGCATCAACGTCAACGTGACGCTGCTCTTCAGCCAAGCGCGCTACAAGCAGATCGCTGAGGCCTATGTGGCCGGACTGGAGAAGCTGGCCGCGTCCGGAGGAGATGTGAGCCGCGTCGCCAGCGTGGCGTCATTCTTTGTCAGCCGCATCGACGCCTTGGTGGACAAGGAGATTGAGAAGAAGCTGAAGGCAGGCGCCACGCCCGACCAGAAAAAGGCGCTGGAGGACCTGAGCGGCAAAGTCGCCATCGCCAACGCGAAGCTGGCGTACCGAACGTACAAGGAGGTCTTCAGTGGCGCGCGATGGAAGGCGCTCGAGGCGAAGGGCGCGAAGGTGCAGCGCGTCCTCTGGGCGAGCACCAGCACCAAGAGCCCGAAGTTGAGGGATGTGCTCTACGTGGAGGAGCTCATCGGCCGCGACACGGTGAACACCCTGCCCCCCGCGACCATCGATGCCTTCCGAGACCATGGCAAGGTGCGGGCGAGCCTGGAAGAGGACCTCCCCGGCGCGGAGGCGACCATGCGCCAGTTGGAGACGGCCGGCATCTCCATGAAGAGCGTCACCGAAGAGCTGGCGCGGGATGGCGTCCGCCTGTTCGAGGAGTCCTTCGACCAGCTACTCGCCGCGGTGGGTGAGAAGCTGAAGAAGACCTCATAG
- the nth gene encoding endonuclease III: protein MNPAEKAALFLERLRDAHPDARYELNWSTPFELLVATILAAQCTDERVNKVTATVFPKYPGPQAIADADTAALEEDLKPTGFFKQKTKSVQAMSRALLEKFGGEVPQRIDELVTLPGVARKTANVVLNTAFNIPSGIIVDTHVARVSQRLGLTKKEKPEAIEDDLMKLVPQSDWTFFGPATVLHGRYTCTAKKPKCNACIVSSICPRIGVEAPAS, encoded by the coding sequence ATGAACCCCGCCGAGAAAGCCGCCCTCTTCCTCGAGCGCCTCCGGGATGCGCATCCGGACGCGCGCTACGAACTCAACTGGTCCACCCCTTTCGAGCTGCTCGTGGCCACCATCCTGGCCGCGCAGTGCACGGATGAACGCGTCAACAAGGTGACCGCGACCGTCTTCCCCAAGTACCCGGGTCCCCAGGCCATCGCGGACGCGGACACCGCAGCGCTGGAGGAGGACCTCAAGCCCACCGGCTTCTTCAAGCAGAAGACCAAGTCCGTGCAGGCCATGAGCCGCGCGCTGCTGGAGAAATTCGGCGGGGAGGTGCCTCAGCGCATCGACGAACTGGTCACGCTCCCCGGCGTCGCGAGGAAGACCGCCAACGTCGTTCTCAACACCGCCTTCAACATCCCCTCCGGCATCATCGTCGACACCCACGTCGCGCGCGTCAGTCAGCGCTTGGGCCTGACGAAGAAGGAGAAACCCGAAGCGATTGAGGACGACCTCATGAAGCTCGTCCCCCAGTCCGACTGGACGTTCTTCGGCCCCGCGACCGTCCTTCACGGCCGGTACACCTGCACCGCGAAGAAGCCGAAGTGCAACGCGTGCATCGTGAGCAGCATCTGCCCACGCATTGGCGTCGAGGCCCCAGCGAGCTGA
- the xdhB gene encoding xanthine dehydrogenase molybdopterin binding subunit: MSNMFEFRLNGATVRVDGVSPNTTLLDFLRNRGLTGTKQGCAEGDCGACTVALVDRDAQGNRCLRAFNACIALVPMVAGRELVTVEGVGSSEKPHPVQQAMVKHYGSQCGFCTPGFIVSMAEGYSRKDVCTPSSVADQLCGNLCRCTGYRPIRDAMMEALAERDADASPATAIPSAPLGGPAEPLSALHYEATGQTFLRPTSWKELLDLRARHPEAHLVAGATELGVDITKKARRFPFLISTEGVESLREVRREKDCWYVGGAASLVALEEALGDALPEVTKMLNVFASRQIRQRATLAGNLVTASPIGDMAPVLLALDARLVLGSVRGERTVALSEFFLAYRKTALQADEVVRHIVIPHPAVPERGQRLSDSFKVSKRRELDISIVAAGFRVELDAHGVVSLARLGYGGVAATPVRAVRAEAALTGQPWTRETVDQVLPVLAEEITPISDQRGSAEYRRGLVAGLFEKFFAGTYSPVLDAAPGFEKGDAQVPADAGRALRHESAMGHVTGSARYVDDLAQRQPMLEVWPVCAPHAHARILKRDPTAARKVPGVVRVLMAEDIPGTNDTGPIRHDEPLLADREVLFHGQIVALVVGESVEACRAGARAVEVEYEPLPAILTVEDAMAQGSYHTEPHVIRRGDVDAALASSPHRLSGTMAIGGQEHFYLETQAAFAERGDDGDITVVSSTQHPSEVQAIISHVLHLPRSRVVVKSPRMGGGFGGKETQGNSPAALVALASWHTGRPTRWMMDRDVDMVVTGKRHPFHAAYEVGFDDEGKLLALRVQLVSNGGWSLDLSESITDRALFHLDNAYYVPALTYTGRVAKTHLVSNTAFRGFGGPQGMLVTEEVLAHVARSVGVPADVVRERNLYRGTGETNTTHYGQELEDERIHRVWEELKRTSDFEQRRAEVDAFNARSPFIKRGLAITPMKFGISFTATFLNQAGALVHLYRDGSVMVSHGGTEMGQGLHTKVQGVAMRELGVEASAVRIAKTATDKVPNTSATAASSGSDLNGAAVRLACITLRERLAPVAVRLLADRHGRTVAPEALLFSEGKVGLRGEPEVSLPFANVVEAAYLARVGLSATGYYQTPGIGYDKAKGRGRPFLYFAYGASVCEVEVDGHTGVKRVLRVDLLEDVGDSLNPGVDRGQIEGGFVQGLGWLTGEELRWDANGRLLTHSASTYAVPAFSDAPIDFRVRLLERAHQHNTIHGSKAVGEPPLMLAMSAREALRDAVGAFGQAGGGVALASPATHEALFLAIQKRLSRGAREDGREAA; the protein is encoded by the coding sequence ATGAGCAACATGTTCGAGTTCCGGCTCAATGGCGCGACGGTCCGCGTCGACGGCGTCTCCCCCAACACCACGCTGCTCGACTTCCTGCGCAACCGAGGCCTCACGGGGACCAAGCAAGGCTGCGCCGAGGGTGACTGCGGCGCGTGCACCGTGGCGCTGGTGGACCGGGATGCCCAGGGCAACCGCTGTCTGCGCGCCTTCAACGCCTGCATCGCCCTGGTGCCCATGGTGGCCGGCCGCGAGCTGGTGACGGTGGAAGGCGTGGGCAGCAGCGAGAAGCCCCACCCCGTGCAGCAGGCCATGGTGAAGCACTACGGTTCGCAGTGCGGCTTCTGCACGCCGGGCTTCATCGTCTCCATGGCGGAGGGGTATTCGCGCAAGGACGTCTGTACCCCGTCGTCGGTGGCGGACCAGTTGTGTGGCAACCTCTGCCGCTGCACCGGCTACCGCCCCATCCGCGACGCGATGATGGAGGCGCTGGCCGAGCGCGACGCGGACGCGTCCCCCGCCACCGCGATTCCCTCCGCGCCGCTCGGAGGTCCGGCCGAGCCCCTGTCCGCGCTGCACTACGAGGCCACCGGACAGACGTTTCTGCGGCCCACCTCGTGGAAAGAGCTGCTCGATTTGCGCGCCCGGCACCCCGAGGCGCACCTGGTCGCGGGCGCCACCGAGCTGGGCGTGGACATCACCAAGAAGGCCCGCCGCTTCCCCTTCCTCATCTCCACCGAGGGCGTGGAGTCCCTGCGCGAGGTGCGCCGCGAGAAGGACTGCTGGTATGTGGGCGGCGCGGCGTCGCTGGTGGCGCTGGAGGAGGCGCTGGGTGACGCGCTGCCCGAGGTGACGAAGATGCTCAACGTCTTCGCCTCGCGGCAGATTCGCCAGCGCGCCACCCTGGCCGGCAACCTGGTGACGGCCTCGCCCATTGGTGACATGGCGCCGGTGCTGCTCGCGCTGGATGCGCGGCTCGTGCTGGGCTCGGTCCGGGGCGAGCGCACGGTGGCGCTGTCGGAGTTCTTCCTCGCCTACCGGAAGACGGCGCTCCAGGCCGACGAGGTCGTCCGCCACATCGTCATTCCCCATCCCGCGGTACCCGAGCGCGGACAGCGGCTGTCCGACTCCTTCAAGGTGTCCAAGCGCCGCGAGCTGGACATCAGCATCGTCGCCGCGGGCTTCCGCGTGGAGCTGGACGCCCATGGCGTGGTGAGTCTGGCGCGGCTGGGCTACGGCGGCGTCGCGGCCACGCCGGTGCGCGCGGTGCGTGCGGAAGCGGCGCTCACGGGCCAGCCCTGGACGCGAGAGACGGTGGACCAGGTGCTGCCGGTGCTCGCGGAGGAAATCACGCCCATCAGCGACCAGCGCGGCAGCGCCGAGTACCGTCGCGGTCTGGTGGCCGGCCTGTTCGAGAAGTTCTTCGCTGGCACCTACAGCCCCGTGCTGGACGCCGCGCCGGGCTTCGAAAAGGGAGACGCGCAGGTCCCCGCCGACGCGGGCCGTGCGCTGCGGCACGAAAGCGCGATGGGCCACGTGACGGGGAGCGCGCGGTACGTGGACGACCTGGCGCAGCGGCAGCCCATGCTGGAGGTCTGGCCGGTGTGCGCGCCCCATGCCCACGCCCGCATCCTCAAGCGGGACCCGACCGCGGCGCGCAAGGTTCCCGGCGTGGTGCGGGTGCTCATGGCCGAGGACATCCCCGGCACGAATGACACCGGCCCCATCCGCCACGACGAGCCGCTGCTGGCCGACCGCGAGGTGCTGTTCCACGGGCAGATTGTCGCGCTGGTGGTGGGCGAGTCCGTGGAGGCCTGCCGCGCGGGCGCTCGCGCCGTGGAGGTGGAGTACGAGCCCCTGCCCGCCATCCTCACCGTCGAGGACGCGATGGCGCAGGGCAGCTACCACACCGAGCCGCACGTCATCCGCCGGGGCGACGTGGACGCGGCGCTGGCCAGCAGCCCCCACCGTCTGTCCGGAACGATGGCCATTGGCGGCCAGGAGCACTTCTACCTGGAGACCCAGGCCGCCTTCGCCGAACGCGGGGATGACGGCGACATCACCGTGGTCTCCTCGACGCAGCACCCGTCCGAGGTGCAGGCCATCATCTCGCACGTGCTGCACCTGCCGCGCAGCCGCGTGGTGGTGAAGTCGCCGCGCATGGGCGGCGGCTTCGGTGGCAAGGAGACGCAGGGCAACTCGCCCGCCGCGCTGGTCGCGCTGGCCTCGTGGCACACCGGGCGCCCGACGCGGTGGATGATGGACCGCGACGTGGACATGGTGGTGACGGGCAAGCGCCACCCGTTCCATGCGGCCTACGAAGTGGGCTTCGATGACGAGGGCAAGCTGCTGGCCCTGCGCGTGCAGTTGGTGTCCAACGGCGGATGGTCCCTGGACCTGTCCGAGTCCATCACCGACCGCGCGCTGTTCCACCTGGACAACGCGTACTACGTGCCGGCGCTGACCTACACCGGCCGGGTGGCGAAGACACACCTGGTCTCCAACACCGCCTTCCGCGGCTTCGGCGGCCCACAGGGGATGCTGGTGACGGAGGAGGTCCTCGCGCACGTGGCCCGGAGCGTGGGCGTTCCCGCGGACGTGGTGCGCGAGCGCAACCTCTACCGGGGCACCGGTGAGACGAACACCACGCACTACGGACAGGAGCTGGAGGACGAGCGCATCCACCGCGTGTGGGAGGAGCTGAAGCGCACGTCGGACTTCGAGCAGCGGCGCGCGGAGGTGGACGCCTTCAACGCCAGGTCGCCGTTCATCAAGCGGGGGCTCGCCATCACCCCCATGAAGTTCGGCATCTCCTTCACCGCCACCTTTCTCAACCAGGCTGGCGCGCTGGTGCACCTGTACCGCGACGGTTCGGTGATGGTGTCGCACGGCGGAACGGAGATGGGCCAGGGCCTGCACACGAAGGTGCAGGGCGTGGCCATGCGTGAGCTGGGCGTCGAGGCCAGCGCGGTGCGCATCGCGAAGACGGCGACGGACAAGGTGCCCAACACCTCCGCCACCGCGGCCTCCAGTGGCTCGGACTTGAACGGCGCCGCGGTGCGACTGGCCTGCATCACCCTGCGCGAGCGGTTGGCGCCGGTGGCGGTGCGACTGCTGGCGGACCGTCACGGGCGCACGGTGGCTCCGGAGGCCTTGCTCTTCAGCGAGGGCAAGGTGGGGCTGCGGGGCGAGCCCGAGGTGTCCCTGCCCTTCGCCAACGTGGTGGAGGCCGCCTACCTGGCGCGCGTGGGCCTCTCCGCGACGGGCTACTACCAGACGCCGGGCATCGGCTACGACAAGGCCAAGGGCCGCGGGCGCCCCTTCCTCTACTTCGCCTACGGCGCGTCCGTGTGCGAGGTGGAGGTGGACGGCCACACGGGCGTCAAGCGCGTGCTGCGCGTGGACCTGTTGGAAGACGTGGGCGACTCGCTCAACCCCGGCGTGGACCGTGGGCAGATTGAAGGTGGCTTCGTCCAGGGTCTGGGCTGGCTCACGGGCGAGGAGCTGCGCTGGGATGCGAATGGCCGGCTGCTGACGCACTCGGCCAGCACCTACGCGGTGCCCGCCTTCAGCGACGCGCCCATCGACTTCCGGGTCCGGCTGCTGGAGCGCGCGCACCAGCACAACACCATTCATGGAAGTAAGGCCGTGGGCGAGCCGCCGCTCATGCTCGCCATGTCCGCGCGCGAGGCGCTGCGCGATGCAGTGGGGGCCTTCGGTCAGGCGGGCGGCGGCGTCGCGCTGGCGTCCCCCGCCACGCACGAGGCACTGTTCCTCGCCATCCAGAAGCGCCTGTCACGCGGCGCCCGCGAGGACGGACGCGAGGCAGCGTGA
- a CDS encoding transketolase, with protein sequence MPVPETSESDTMTATLADLAAQLRIDSIRCTTAAGSGHPSSSMSAADIVAVLFEKYLRFDFQRPHARNNDRFVLSKGHACPVLYSAFKAAGAIDDRELLSLRKLGSRLEGHPNPHVLPLVDVATGSLGQGLAIGVGMALTARMDGLPFRTYVLMGDSETAEGSVWEAFDKASHYQLDNLCAVIDVNRLGQSRETELGWNVEAYVARARAFGWHAIALDGHDLNAIDRAFAEAQAKKGQPTCLVCKTEKGRGYSLIANKDGWHGKPLPEDKAREAIGELGGERNVRIQVAKPDAVKGARQDAAAALTLPTYEAGEKVATRKAYGDALLALGNARPDVVALDAEVSNSTYSDEFHKAHPKRYFEMFIAEQNMVSTAVGMAVLGKKAFVSTFAAFLSRAYDQIRMAAVSNATIHLCGSHAGVSIGEDGPSQMGLEDLSMMRAVSGSTVLYPSDANQTAKLLAQVMECQGITYLRTTREKTPVLYPATEAFPIGGSKVLRHSGDDVATVVAAGITLHEALKAYEQMKREGLTVRVIDLYSVKPVDMKTLHKAARETHGRLVVVEDHWAEGGLTDAVLEAFMGERERLPTVVRLAVTKMPGSGKPAELLSAAGIDAEHIVECVTSLVEGSPRGAARGGTPEWGHTHA encoded by the coding sequence ATTCCTGTCCCAGAGACCTCGGAGAGCGACACGATGACGGCGACCTTGGCGGACCTCGCGGCGCAACTGCGCATCGACAGCATCCGTTGCACGACGGCGGCGGGCTCGGGCCACCCCAGCTCGTCCATGTCCGCGGCGGACATCGTCGCCGTGCTCTTCGAGAAGTACCTGCGCTTCGACTTCCAACGGCCGCATGCGCGGAACAACGACCGCTTCGTGCTCTCCAAGGGACACGCCTGCCCGGTCCTCTACTCCGCCTTCAAGGCGGCTGGCGCCATCGATGACCGGGAATTGCTCTCCCTCCGCAAGTTGGGAAGCCGGTTGGAGGGACACCCGAATCCGCACGTGTTGCCGCTCGTGGATGTGGCGACGGGCTCATTGGGGCAGGGCCTGGCCATCGGCGTGGGCATGGCGCTCACCGCGCGCATGGACGGGCTGCCCTTCCGCACCTACGTGCTGATGGGCGACAGCGAGACCGCCGAGGGCTCCGTGTGGGAGGCGTTCGACAAGGCCAGTCACTACCAATTGGACAACCTCTGCGCGGTCATCGACGTGAATCGACTGGGGCAGAGCCGGGAGACGGAGCTGGGCTGGAACGTGGAGGCCTATGTGGCCCGAGCCCGTGCGTTCGGTTGGCATGCCATCGCGCTGGACGGCCATGACCTGAACGCCATCGACCGCGCCTTCGCAGAGGCACAGGCGAAGAAGGGCCAGCCGACCTGTCTCGTCTGCAAGACGGAGAAGGGGCGTGGCTACTCGCTCATCGCCAACAAGGATGGTTGGCACGGCAAGCCGCTTCCAGAGGACAAGGCCCGGGAGGCCATTGGCGAACTCGGAGGGGAGCGGAACGTCCGCATCCAGGTGGCGAAGCCGGACGCGGTGAAGGGGGCGCGTCAGGACGCGGCGGCGGCGCTGACGCTGCCCACGTACGAAGCCGGGGAGAAGGTGGCGACGCGCAAGGCGTATGGCGACGCGCTCCTGGCGCTGGGCAACGCGCGTCCGGACGTGGTGGCGCTGGACGCGGAGGTGTCCAACTCCACGTATTCGGACGAGTTCCACAAGGCGCACCCGAAGCGCTATTTCGAGATGTTCATCGCGGAGCAGAACATGGTGTCCACCGCGGTGGGCATGGCGGTGCTGGGAAAGAAGGCCTTCGTCAGCACCTTCGCGGCCTTCCTGTCGCGCGCGTATGACCAGATTCGCATGGCGGCCGTCTCCAACGCGACGATTCACCTGTGCGGCAGCCACGCGGGTGTGTCCATTGGCGAGGACGGTCCTTCGCAGATGGGATTGGAGGACCTGTCGATGATGCGCGCGGTGAGCGGAAGCACGGTGCTCTATCCGAGCGACGCGAACCAGACGGCGAAGCTGTTGGCGCAGGTGATGGAGTGCCAGGGCATCACCTACCTGCGCACCACGCGCGAGAAGACGCCGGTGCTTTACCCCGCCACGGAGGCGTTCCCTATTGGAGGCAGCAAGGTGTTGCGGCACTCCGGCGACGACGTGGCGACCGTGGTGGCCGCGGGCATCACGTTGCACGAGGCACTGAAGGCGTATGAACAGATGAAGCGGGAGGGGCTCACGGTGCGTGTCATCGACCTCTACTCGGTGAAGCCCGTGGACATGAAGACGCTCCACAAGGCCGCGCGCGAGACGCATGGCCGGCTGGTGGTGGTGGAGGACCACTGGGCCGAGGGCGGGCTGACGGATGCGGTGCTGGAGGCCTTCATGGGCGAGCGCGAGCGGCTGCCCACGGTAGTTCGCCTGGCCGTGACGAAGATGCCCGGCTCTGGAAAGCCCGCGGAGTTGCTGAGCGCCGCCGGCATCGACGCCGAGCACATCGTGGAATGCGTCACGTCGCTGGTGGAGGGCTCGCCGCGCGGAGCGGCGCGTGGTGGGACGCCGGAGTGGGGCCACACACACGCGTAG
- the xdhC gene encoding xanthine dehydrogenase accessory protein XdhC, translated as MWDWVRQLAEWSRDDVPFAVATVTVCQGSTPAEPGAKLLVRADGTFHGTVGGGHLEQLVLADARACLEKGEPRAYRYPLGSKLGQCCGGVVDVFVEPVNHGPRLYLFGAGHVGQALCRTLDGTPFQVHLVDERPEWLQGERIPASVIRHGDGWDTFASRAVWDARRTYVAVMTHRHDVDQDIIAFALEKPARYVGLIGSNTKWARFRQRLEARGATAAQLARVRCPMGLEIGGKSPQEVAVSIAAGLLQLHHQGANAPGADTDTSAEAPASETPRLRGVSSGE; from the coding sequence ATGTGGGATTGGGTCCGCCAACTGGCGGAGTGGTCGCGGGACGATGTTCCGTTCGCCGTGGCGACCGTGACGGTGTGTCAGGGAAGTACCCCCGCCGAGCCCGGCGCGAAGCTGCTCGTGCGCGCGGATGGGACGTTCCACGGCACCGTCGGTGGAGGACACCTGGAGCAGCTCGTCCTGGCGGACGCCCGCGCCTGCCTGGAGAAAGGGGAACCCCGTGCGTACCGGTATCCGCTGGGCTCGAAGCTCGGCCAATGCTGCGGCGGCGTGGTGGATGTCTTCGTGGAGCCCGTGAATCACGGCCCGCGCCTGTACCTCTTCGGTGCCGGCCACGTGGGCCAGGCCCTGTGCCGCACGCTGGACGGCACCCCTTTTCAGGTCCACCTCGTGGACGAGCGCCCGGAGTGGCTCCAGGGCGAGCGCATCCCCGCCTCCGTCATCCGCCATGGAGACGGCTGGGACACCTTCGCCTCCCGCGCCGTCTGGGACGCGCGCCGCACGTACGTCGCGGTGATGACGCACCGGCACGACGTGGACCAGGACATCATCGCCTTCGCCCTGGAGAAGCCCGCGCGCTACGTGGGCCTCATCGGCAGCAACACGAAGTGGGCCCGCTTCCGGCAGCGGCTGGAAGCCCGGGGCGCCACCGCGGCCCAGTTGGCCCGCGTGCGCTGTCCCATGGGCCTGGAGATTGGTGGCAAGTCGCCCCAGGAAGTCGCGGTGAGCATCGCCGCGGGGCTCCTCCAACTCCACCACCAGGGCGCCAACGCCCCGGGTGCGGACACTGACACTTCCGCCGAGGCACCGGCCTCGGAGACGCCCCGCCTGCGCGGGGTCTCCTCAGGAGAATGA
- a CDS encoding DUF418 domain-containing protein, with product MVPASDSAVQAAPAEARPVDASERLELLDALRGFALLGVFVSNVMMWFSGRVFRPPEVAEAADKAAPLLDSITQYAYEILVSGKFITLFAFLFGLGFAVQLGRAEARGASIAPLYARRLVVLFGIGLMHLFLLWYGDILASYAVMGFGLLLLRRRSARTLLIVAAALCFVWPIIQIVIIRLPRILADTPEAGAAIMKAARERSLANQAELLAVITQGSWLNVVIQNARYYIADFLPMIAVSSLSTLGRFVLGLWAGQQRIFHDVSRHLRLFRRMLGWGLVAGVVGSSAGLTVHLLMRFKVYTPETLPLWIPYVLAPLRNLAQIGFAAAYVACITLLFQRTVWQRVLSVLAPAGRMALTNYLSQTVISLLVFYGFGLGQVSKHGPFACVVFCLSIFCVQVLWSHLWLARFRFGPVEWVWRSLTYGKAQPMRRSSSDSPPSPMAA from the coding sequence ATGGTCCCTGCCTCCGATTCCGCGGTTCAAGCGGCGCCCGCCGAAGCCCGTCCGGTGGATGCCAGTGAGCGATTGGAACTCCTCGATGCTTTGCGCGGCTTCGCGCTGCTCGGGGTCTTCGTCTCCAATGTAATGATGTGGTTCAGCGGACGGGTGTTCCGCCCTCCCGAAGTAGCCGAGGCCGCGGACAAAGCGGCCCCGCTGCTGGATTCCATCACCCAGTACGCCTACGAGATTCTCGTCTCCGGGAAATTCATCACCCTGTTCGCCTTCCTCTTCGGCCTGGGCTTCGCGGTGCAGCTCGGCCGCGCGGAGGCGCGGGGCGCGTCCATCGCCCCCCTCTACGCCCGGCGGCTCGTCGTGCTGTTCGGCATCGGGCTGATGCACCTGTTCCTGCTCTGGTATGGCGACATCCTTGCCTCCTATGCCGTCATGGGCTTTGGCCTGTTGCTGCTGAGGCGGCGCTCCGCTCGGACGTTGCTCATTGTCGCGGCGGCGCTTTGCTTCGTCTGGCCCATCATCCAGATCGTCATCATCCGCCTGCCTCGAATCCTGGCGGACACCCCCGAGGCGGGAGCCGCCATCATGAAGGCGGCGCGTGAACGCAGCCTGGCGAATCAGGCGGAGCTCCTGGCGGTCATCACCCAGGGGAGCTGGCTGAACGTGGTGATTCAGAACGCGCGCTACTACATCGCCGACTTCCTGCCGATGATCGCCGTCTCCAGCCTGTCCACCCTGGGCCGGTTCGTGCTCGGGCTCTGGGCCGGTCAGCAACGCATCTTCCACGACGTGTCCCGCCATCTGCGACTCTTCCGCCGCATGCTGGGCTGGGGGCTCGTGGCGGGCGTGGTGGGCAGCAGCGCGGGATTGACGGTCCACCTGCTCATGCGCTTCAAGGTCTACACGCCGGAGACGCTGCCGCTGTGGATTCCCTACGTGTTGGCTCCGCTGCGCAACCTGGCGCAGATAGGGTTCGCCGCCGCCTATGTGGCGTGCATCACCCTGCTCTTCCAGCGCACGGTCTGGCAGCGGGTGCTGAGCGTCCTCGCCCCCGCGGGCCGCATGGCGCTGACGAACTACCTGTCCCAAACGGTCATCAGCCTGCTCGTCTTCTACGGCTTCGGCTTGGGTCAGGTGAGCAAGCACGGCCCCTTCGCGTGCGTGGTCTTCTGCCTGAGCATCTTCTGCGTCCAGGTCCTGTGGAGCCACCTGTGGCTGGCGCGCTTCCGCTTCGGGCCCGTGGAGTGGGTGTGGCGCTCGCTGACGTACGGGAAGGCGCAGCCTATGCGGCGCTCCTCGTCGGACAGTCCCCCCTCGCCCATGGCGGCGTGA
- a CDS encoding spore photoproduct lyase family protein — protein sequence MSNLDLFPPAPPSSEPGPLDRLLKVSRLYVETGVEEHLRGREILARFPDAERIPVASHQGIPGLFGNEGNAEAWNRIKGSTLVLGVKKTMSFTPNGRSCDFIPPSAANGCVMSCAYCYVPRHKGFANPVTVFVNIDRILASIRRHARRLGPKTEPNSVDPRYWAYDIGCNSDCAADAALSDNVRDLVRLFTTLPNAMGTFATKWVNRELLTYAPKGKTRIRFSLMPAAKAKLLDVRTSPIAERLAAIDDFVAAGYEVHLNFSPVVVYEGWQEEYDALFQQVDAAMGPAAKAQLAAEVIFLTHHAGLHEVNLRWHPKAESLLWTPDTQEAKVSQGGGHNVRYRTGLKGRLVAEFQELMARRLPYCRVRYAF from the coding sequence ATGTCGAACCTGGACCTGTTTCCGCCGGCCCCACCCTCGTCCGAGCCGGGCCCGCTGGACCGGCTGTTGAAAGTGTCCCGCCTCTACGTGGAGACGGGTGTCGAGGAGCACCTGCGAGGCCGGGAGATTCTCGCGCGCTTCCCGGACGCGGAGCGCATCCCCGTGGCGTCGCACCAGGGCATCCCCGGCCTGTTCGGCAACGAAGGCAACGCGGAGGCGTGGAACCGCATCAAGGGCAGCACGCTGGTGCTGGGCGTGAAGAAGACGATGTCCTTCACGCCCAATGGCCGAAGCTGTGACTTCATCCCGCCGTCCGCCGCCAACGGCTGCGTCATGAGCTGCGCCTACTGCTACGTGCCCCGCCACAAGGGCTTCGCCAACCCCGTCACCGTCTTCGTCAACATCGACCGCATCCTGGCGTCCATCCGCCGCCACGCGCGACGGCTGGGGCCCAAGACGGAGCCCAACAGCGTGGACCCGCGCTACTGGGCCTATGACATCGGCTGCAACAGCGACTGCGCCGCGGACGCCGCGCTCAGCGACAACGTGCGCGACCTGGTGCGCCTGTTCACCACGCTGCCCAACGCCATGGGCACCTTCGCCACCAAGTGGGTGAACCGCGAGCTGCTCACCTACGCCCCCAAGGGCAAGACGCGCATCCGCTTCAGCCTGATGCCCGCCGCCAAGGCGAAGCTGCTCGACGTGCGCACCAGCCCCATCGCCGAGCGCCTTGCCGCCATCGACGACTTCGTGGCCGCCGGATACGAGGTCCACCTCAACTTCTCCCCGGTCGTCGTCTACGAGGGCTGGCAGGAGGAGTACGACGCGCTGTTCCAACAGGTGGACGCGGCCATGGGCCCCGCCGCCAAGGCGCAGCTCGCCGCGGAGGTCATCTTCCTCACCCACCACGCGGGCCTCCACGAGGTGAACCTGCGCTGGCACCCCAAGGCCGAGTCCCTGCTCTGGACGCCGGACACCCAGGAGGCCAAGGTGTCCCAGGGCGGAGGCCACAACGTGCGCTACCGCACCGGCCTCAAGGGCCGGCTGGTGGCCGAATTCCAGGAATTGATGGCCCGCCGCCTGCCCTACTGCCGGGTGCGCTACGCGTTTTGA